The nucleotide sequence AATGTCGCCGCTTACCAAACGTCATCGGAACAACCCCGAACTGACCGAACGTTTCGAACTAATGGTAAATGGGAAAGAACTCTGTAATGCCTACTCCGAGTTGAACGACCCCATCGACCAACGGTTGCGTTTCGAAGAACAACTCCGCCTCTCCGAAAAAGGAGACGACGAAGCCATGTTCATCGATAATGACTTTATCCGGGCTCTCGAATACGGCATGCCTCCCACATCGGGTATGGGAATAGGTATGGACCGGCTCGTCATGCTCATGACCGGACAAACCACCATACAAGAAGTTCTCCTCTTCCCGCAAATGCGCCCCGAGAAAGTTCAAAAACGAGATAACGAAGCGGCCTATACCACCATAAACATTCCTGCCGAATGGGTCGCACCCATTCAAAAAGCAGGATACCTCACCGTAGCAGACGTAGCAGAAGCCAATCCGAACAAAATGCATCAAGAAATCTGTGGCATTAACAAAAAATACAAGCTCGAACTGGCTAACCCCACGATCGACGATGTAAAAGAATGGGTAGAAAACGCAAAACGATAATCGACCATGCCTATACCCGGTAAAATAGCGATCATGGGAGGTGGCAGTTGGGCGACAGCTTTGGCAAAGCTGGCGCTTAATAATGCCGATAATATCCTATGGTACATGCGTCGAGACGACCGTATCGCCGATTTCAAACAAACAGGTCACAATCCTGTATATTTGTCCGATGTCACATTCGACACATCTCGAATACATTTCAGTTCCGACATCAACGAAATCGCCGATGCGGCCGACACATTGCTCTTGGTGACTCCATCGCCCTACATGAAGTCCCATTTAAAGAAACTGTCGGCCGACATCAGTAAAAAATTTGTCGTGACAGCGATAAAAGGAATCGTTCCCGACGAAAATATGATCGTCACCGAATACCTGCAAAATTTCTATCACGTGCCGGAATCCCACTTGGCCGTAATCGGGGGGCCATGCCATGCCGAGGAAGTAGCGCTCGAACGGCTCTCCTATCTCACCATCGGGTGTAACGATCTGCAAAAAGCGAGAAGTTTCGCCGACATATTGGCGAGTCCCAAGCTGAAAACCATTATCTCCTCCGATGTAAAAGGTATTGAATATTCTGCCGTATTAAAAAACGTCTATGCCATAGCCGCCGGGATTTGTCATGGTATGAAGAGCGGAGATAATTTTCAAGCTATGCTCGTATCCAACGCCTTGAACGAAATGGACCGTTTTTTACAAGCAGTCTCCCCATGCCGGGACAGAAACATCAGCGACTCGGTATATTTGGGAGACCTTTTGGTTACCGCCTATTCCCGGTTCAGCCGCAATCACAATTTCGGATCCATGATAGGACGTGGTTACTCCGTCAGCGCCGCAAAAATGGAAATGGAGATGATTGCCGAAGGATATTTCGGCACGAAGTGTATTTACGAAATAAACGAACGATACAAGGTGAACATGCCCATACTGCAATGTGTTTATGATATACTCTACAAAAAAGTATTGCCCCGGCACGCCATCGAAAGTATATATGATACATTTCTGTAATACAACTAATATAGTGAAACTATGAAATCAATCGAATTGAACATTGAAAAAGCATTAGGCACTGTATCCAAAAGCGATGTATTCGCATTGGAAGACAAAGCGAAAAGCGGCATGGAAATGCTGCACAAAGGTACGGGTAAAGGAAATGACTTTTTAGGGTGGCTGCATCTACCCTCCGAAATAACAGAAGCCCATTTAGCAGACCTCGAAGCTGCTGCAAAACAATTGAAAGACCGTTGCGAAATAGTAGTAGTCATTGGTATCGGAGGTAGCTACCTCGGGGCCAAAGCTGTTATCGAGGCTCTATCCGACTCATTCGAATTTCTTCGCTCGGAACATAAAAATCCGCTCGTACTGTTTGCCGGACACAACATCGGCGAAGACTATTTGTTTGAACTGCAAACCCTCCTGAAAAATAAATCTTTTGGCATCGTCGTCATTTCAAAATCGGGAACGACAACAGAACCCGCCATTGCTTTCCGATTGTTGAAAGAACAGCTCGAAGCACAAGTAGGAAAAGACGAAGCCAAACATCGCATCATCGCCATAACCGAT is from Barnesiella intestinihominis YIT 11860 and encodes:
- a CDS encoding NAD(P)H-dependent glycerol-3-phosphate dehydrogenase; this translates as MPIPGKIAIMGGGSWATALAKLALNNADNILWYMRRDDRIADFKQTGHNPVYLSDVTFDTSRIHFSSDINEIADAADTLLLVTPSPYMKSHLKKLSADISKKFVVTAIKGIVPDENMIVTEYLQNFYHVPESHLAVIGGPCHAEEVALERLSYLTIGCNDLQKARSFADILASPKLKTIISSDVKGIEYSAVLKNVYAIAAGICHGMKSGDNFQAMLVSNALNEMDRFLQAVSPCRDRNISDSVYLGDLLVTAYSRFSRNHNFGSMIGRGYSVSAAKMEMEMIAEGYFGTKCIYEINERYKVNMPILQCVYDILYKKVLPRHAIESIYDTFL